The Montipora capricornis isolate CH-2021 chromosome 1, ASM3666992v2, whole genome shotgun sequence genome contains a region encoding:
- the LOC138050600 gene encoding uncharacterized protein isoform X2, which produces MEPSDFKAMKGSNYYGSIKVKCVDISHEKGRKYKDSTHSHEKGRKYTDSTHCHTGYKGKRCQPTRGLYSHLPAQSCKDVLDSGDSFGDGKYWIDPKKTGNPLKVYCDMTTNGGGWLLISNIVMKSSTPPPALPVKTSYRGIASDEMVLSKTASKELFAHLPFRQIRFYCSKKGGRIFHVGTVTNSSGESVVRYFTGQTDVRPSSCGSFVRMENDNSMLATACQSWYEGKWGHPGDDETRLYKHVAYQPGTSHWLLAPNDDRWECDDHYIGVSAGDFWKIFVR; this is translated from the exons ATGGAACCCAGTGATTTTAAAGCGATGAAAGGGTCCAACTACTATGGCTCAATTAAG GTGAAATGCGTCGATATTTCTCATGAAAAGGGAAGGAAGTATAAGGATAGCACTCATTCTCATGAAAAGGGAAGAAAGTATACGGATAGCACTCATTGCCATACTGGCTACAAAGGAAAGCGTTGCCAAC CGACACGAGGACTGTACTCTCATCTGCCTGCTCAATCCTGCAAAGACGTCCTGGATTCTGGAGATTCATTTGGAGACGGAAAGTACTGGATCGACCCTAAGAAGACTGGCAACCCATTGAAAGTGTACTGTGACATGACAACGAACGGAG GGGGATGGCTGCTTATCTCAAACATTGTGATGAAGAGCTCAACTCCCCCACCCGCGCTTCCGGTAAAGACTTCCTACCGCGGAATAGCAAGCGATGAGATGGTCCTTTCGAAGACCGCTTCGAAGGAGTTGTTCGCACACTTGCCTTTCAGACAAATAAGATTCTATTGCAGTAAAAAAGGGGGGCGCATATTTCACGTGGGTACAGTTACTAACAGCTCCGGCGAATCTGTAGTGCGCTACTTTACTGGCCAGACGGATGTAAGGCCTTCTTCGTGTGGATCGTTCGTGCGAATGGAAAATGACAACTCGATGTTAGCGACCGCCTGCCAATCGTGGTATGAGGGAAAATGGGGACATCCCGGCGATGACGAAACCAGATTGTATAAACATGTTGCTTATCAACCCGGCACATCTCATTGGTTACTTGCGCCGAACGACGACAGATGGGAATGTGACGACCACTACATTGGAGTATCTGCCGgagatttttggaaaatatttgttCGCTAG